A single genomic interval of Ischnura elegans chromosome 3, ioIscEleg1.1, whole genome shotgun sequence harbors:
- the LOC124156201 gene encoding CAP-Gly domain-containing linker protein 1-like, whose protein sequence is MAAKYVVLALAAICISQASAASHVRRSAEGGNTLEQMMENARTQLAQVGNEVAKWVNAPSVDEMRAVMENKTKELEERTKSVLDELKRQMETHGSELSERANAALQEASVQLNESLKKMKESAPELMTQASEMQEKFNESFKTAVETMMTETGKIARAAGDDAGSVHDELANLSKSAMEQTLSLLGQFHNDVQAAVTRATSS, encoded by the exons ATGGCAGCCAAGTACGTCGTTCTTGCCCTCGCGGCAATCTGCATTTCACAG GCCAGCGCGGCGTCCCACGTCCGCAGGTCCGCTGAGGGCGGTAACACCCTCGAGCAGATGATGGAGAACGCCAGGACCCAGCTCGCGCAGGTGGGCAACGAGGTGGCCAAGTGGGTGAACGCCCCCTCCGTCGACGAGATGAGGGCCGTCATGGAGAACAAGACCAAGGAGCTGGAGGAACGCACCAAGAGCGTGTTGGACGAATTGAAGAGGCAGATGGAGACCCACGGATCCGAGCTGTCCGAAAGGGCGAACGCCGCCCTCCAGGAGGCCTCCGTCCAGCTCAACGAGTCCCTCAAGAAGATGAAGGAGAGTGCACCCGAGCTCATGACCCAGGCTTCTGAAATGCAGGAGAAGTTCAACGAATCCTTCAAG ACTGCTGTCGAGACCATGATGACCGAAACTGGTAAGATTGCGAGGGCCGCCGGTGATGATGCCGGAAGCGTCCACGACGAGCTCGCCAACCTCTCCAAGAGCGCCATGGAGCAGACCCTCAGCCTGCTCGGACAGTTCCACAACGACGTCCAGGCTGCTGTCACCCGCGCCACCTCCTCTTAA